The Streptomyces spororaveus genome includes a region encoding these proteins:
- a CDS encoding GNAT family N-acetyltransferase, which translates to MTTAHGSADGIVYRLARPGDAGAIEALDSSFTTATVFEVSDPGSGDAAGFGFLLREVPVDPPVHKVFPPEEHDEQVFGGGKDSDADARTFVALDGELLCGFAAVGYTAWNRRLTVEDIEVAPGHRGRGIGSALMDRADRFARERGAEHLWLEVSSVNAPAVHAYRRMGFTFCGLDTALYGGTPAAGEQALYMSRPCR; encoded by the coding sequence ATGACCACCGCACACGGCTCGGCCGACGGAATCGTCTACCGCCTCGCGCGCCCCGGGGACGCGGGTGCCATCGAGGCCCTGGACAGCTCCTTCACCACCGCCACGGTCTTCGAGGTGAGCGACCCGGGCTCCGGCGATGCCGCGGGCTTCGGCTTCCTGCTCCGCGAGGTCCCCGTGGACCCGCCCGTGCACAAGGTGTTCCCGCCGGAGGAGCACGACGAGCAGGTCTTCGGCGGCGGGAAGGACTCGGACGCCGACGCGCGGACCTTCGTGGCCCTCGACGGCGAGCTGCTGTGCGGGTTCGCCGCCGTCGGCTACACCGCCTGGAACCGGCGGCTGACCGTCGAGGACATCGAGGTCGCGCCCGGCCACCGGGGCCGCGGCATCGGCAGCGCACTGATGGACCGCGCGGATCGGTTCGCCCGCGAACGGGGCGCGGAGCACCTGTGGTTGGAGGTCAGCTCGGTCAACGCCCCGGCGGTGCACGCCTATCGGCGCATGGGGTTCACCTTCTGCGGCCTCGACACCGCGCTGTACGGCGGCACCCCCGCGGCCGGCGAGCAGGCGCTCTACATGAGCCGCCCCTGCCGCTGA
- a CDS encoding wax ester/triacylglycerol synthase family O-acyltransferase yields the protein MATEHLSPLDLAFWRIESADHPMHLGALAVFRATGPGAAERAAHLLTARCAAVPRLRRRIRDVLLPVGAAAWSPDPGFDPARHVFLVRTGEAVPHAAAGPLMARPLDRALPPWEAHVLAGPDPDSFAVLFKFHHALADGLGALALAATLFDEGTAPRPPVRPVPEQRGGSVLRRLPGILAARVQDVGQALEIGAAVARAGLPLGVPTALTADSTGSGARAVAGLALDLDEVNLVRKGAGGTVNDVLIALVAGALRRWLAERGDPEPWGAGPRALVPVSRRRGVAGSGGAGNRLSGYLLRLPLAEADPLRRLDSVRAAMDRNKDAGPARGAGAVALLADHVHPLGHRLGGPLVAQAARLLFDILVTSVPLPSFTFTLGGSPVREVYPLAPLARGQSLAVAVSTYKGTVHYGLVADAAAVPDLAALAGALRAELDELVREVS from the coding sequence GTGGCCACCGAGCACCTGTCCCCGCTCGACCTCGCCTTCTGGCGGATCGAATCCGCCGACCACCCCATGCACCTCGGCGCCCTCGCCGTCTTCCGCGCCACCGGCCCCGGCGCCGCGGAGCGGGCCGCCCACCTGCTCACCGCGCGCTGCGCGGCCGTGCCCCGCCTGCGCCGCCGGATCCGCGACGTGCTGCTGCCCGTCGGTGCGGCCGCCTGGTCGCCGGACCCCGGCTTCGACCCGGCCCGGCACGTGTTCCTCGTCCGTACCGGCGAGGCCGTCCCGCACGCGGCCGCCGGACCGCTGATGGCCCGGCCGCTGGACCGGGCGCTGCCTCCGTGGGAGGCGCACGTACTGGCCGGACCCGATCCGGACTCCTTCGCGGTGCTCTTCAAGTTCCACCACGCCCTCGCCGACGGCCTGGGCGCGCTGGCCCTCGCGGCCACCCTGTTCGACGAAGGCACGGCCCCGCGGCCGCCCGTGCGCCCGGTCCCCGAGCAGCGGGGCGGCTCCGTGCTGCGCCGGCTCCCCGGGATCCTGGCGGCCCGGGTCCAGGACGTCGGCCAGGCCCTGGAGATCGGCGCCGCCGTGGCCCGGGCCGGACTGCCGCTCGGGGTGCCCACGGCCCTCACCGCGGACTCCACCGGCTCGGGCGCCCGGGCGGTCGCCGGCCTCGCGCTGGACCTGGACGAGGTCAACCTCGTCCGCAAGGGCGCCGGCGGCACCGTCAACGACGTGCTGATCGCCCTGGTCGCGGGCGCGCTGCGGCGCTGGCTGGCGGAGCGGGGCGATCCCGAGCCCTGGGGCGCGGGCCCGCGCGCGCTGGTCCCGGTCTCCCGCCGTCGCGGGGTCGCGGGCTCGGGAGGCGCCGGAAACCGGCTTTCCGGATATCTGCTCCGGCTGCCGCTCGCCGAAGCCGATCCGCTGCGCCGCCTGGACAGCGTGCGCGCCGCCATGGACCGCAACAAGGACGCCGGACCCGCCCGCGGTGCCGGGGCCGTGGCCCTGCTCGCCGACCACGTCCACCCGCTCGGCCACCGGCTCGGCGGCCCGCTCGTGGCCCAGGCCGCCCGGCTGCTCTTCGACATCCTCGTCACCAGCGTGCCGCTGCCGAGCTTCACCTTCACCCTCGGCGGCAGCCCGGTCCGCGAGGTCTATCCGCTCGCCCCGCTGGCCCGGGGGCAGTCGCTGGCCGTCGCGGTCTCCACGTACAAGGGGACGGTCCACTACGGGCTGGTCGCCGACGCGGCGGCCGTCCCGGATCTGGCGGCCCTGGCCGGGGCGCTGCGCGCGGAACTCGACGAGCTTGTACGAGAGGTCTCGTAG
- a CDS encoding WD40/YVTN/BNR-like repeat-containing protein — MTDAVLLVGTRKGLFVGRRRGEEPWVFEGPHFNAQAVYAVAVDRRGPVPRLLAGGDSAHWGPSVFSSDDLGATWREPAAPAVKFPQDTGASLERVWQLQPAGPEAPGVVYAGTEPAALFRSTDRGDSFELVRPLWEHPSRGKWVPGGGGEGLHTVITDPRDPDAVTVAVSTAGVFRTRDGGASWEPSNQGVSAVFLPDPNPEFGQCVHKIAQDAGDTDRLYLQNHWGVYRSDDAGGRWTDIGGGLPSDFGFAVAAHPHRPDTAYVFPLNADSDRVPAEHRCRVFRTRDAGATWEPLTRGLPAGDHYGTVLRDALCTDDADPAGIYFGNRNGEVYASHDDGESWHLLAEHLPDVLCVRAATFGQ; from the coding sequence ATGACCGACGCAGTGCTGCTCGTGGGGACCCGCAAAGGACTCTTCGTCGGACGACGCCGGGGCGAGGAGCCCTGGGTCTTCGAAGGACCCCATTTCAACGCGCAGGCCGTCTACGCGGTCGCCGTGGACCGGCGGGGGCCGGTGCCCCGGCTGCTGGCCGGCGGGGACAGCGCGCACTGGGGGCCGTCCGTCTTCAGCTCCGACGACCTCGGGGCGACCTGGCGGGAACCCGCCGCGCCCGCGGTGAAGTTCCCCCAGGACACCGGGGCCTCCCTGGAGCGGGTCTGGCAGCTGCAGCCGGCCGGCCCCGAGGCCCCCGGCGTGGTGTACGCGGGGACGGAACCGGCCGCGTTGTTCCGCTCGACCGACCGGGGCGACTCCTTCGAGCTGGTCCGCCCGCTGTGGGAGCACCCGAGCCGCGGGAAGTGGGTGCCGGGCGGCGGCGGCGAGGGCCTGCACACGGTGATCACCGACCCCCGCGACCCGGACGCGGTGACCGTGGCCGTCTCCACCGCCGGAGTGTTCCGGACCAGGGACGGCGGGGCCAGCTGGGAGCCGTCCAACCAGGGGGTCTCGGCGGTGTTCCTGCCGGATCCGAACCCGGAGTTCGGCCAGTGCGTGCACAAGATCGCCCAGGACGCCGGGGACACGGACCGGCTCTACCTCCAGAACCACTGGGGCGTCTACCGCAGCGACGACGCGGGCGGCCGGTGGACCGACATCGGCGGCGGCCTGCCCTCCGACTTCGGCTTCGCGGTCGCGGCCCATCCCCACCGGCCGGACACCGCCTACGTCTTCCCGCTCAACGCCGACTCCGACCGGGTCCCGGCCGAGCACCGGTGCCGGGTCTTCCGCACCCGGGACGCGGGCGCCACCTGGGAGCCGCTGACCCGCGGGCTCCCGGCCGGGGACCACTACGGCACGGTGCTCCGCGACGCGCTGTGCACGGACGACGCGGACCCGGCGGGCATCTACTTCGGCAACCGCAACGGCGAGGTGTACGCCAGCCACGACGACGGCGAGAGCTGGCACCTGCTCGCCGAGCACCTGCCCGACGTCCTGTGTGTGCGGGCGGCCACGTTCGGCCAGTAG
- a CDS encoding NADH:flavin oxidoreductase/NADH oxidase: protein MSAAPAAFAALFAPYTLRSVTIPNRVWMAPMCQYSAEAFGPNAGVAGDWHFAHYTARATGGTGLILQEATAVSPEGRISPYDLGIWNDTQVEALRRITSFVKAQGAVPGIQIAHAGRKASTDRTWKGGRPVGPEAHGWQPVAPSPLPFSEDHPVPHELTVGEIREITRQFAAAAERSLAAGYEVVEIHGAHGYLIGEFLSPHSNRRTDEYGGSFGNRARFALEVVDAVRAVWPEELPLFFRISATDWLEEEGWTGDETVRLAGLLLEHGVDLLDVSTGGLAPHAKIPVGPGFQVPFAARVKAETALPVAAVGLITEPEQAEKILANGEADAVLLGRELLRDPYWARRAAAELGAEIRTPEQYHRSW, encoded by the coding sequence ATGAGTGCTGCACCCGCCGCCTTCGCCGCCCTGTTCGCGCCCTACACGCTCCGCTCCGTCACCATCCCGAACCGGGTGTGGATGGCCCCGATGTGCCAGTACAGCGCCGAGGCCTTCGGTCCGAACGCGGGCGTGGCCGGCGACTGGCACTTCGCGCACTACACCGCCCGCGCCACCGGCGGTACCGGACTGATCCTCCAGGAAGCCACCGCCGTCTCCCCGGAAGGCCGGATCTCCCCCTACGACCTCGGCATCTGGAACGACACCCAGGTCGAGGCACTGCGCCGGATCACCTCCTTCGTCAAGGCCCAGGGCGCCGTCCCCGGCATCCAGATCGCCCACGCGGGCCGCAAGGCCTCCACCGACCGCACCTGGAAGGGCGGGCGCCCGGTCGGGCCCGAGGCGCACGGCTGGCAGCCGGTCGCCCCGAGCCCCCTGCCGTTCTCCGAGGACCACCCGGTGCCGCACGAGCTGACGGTCGGGGAGATCCGGGAGATCACCCGCCAGTTCGCCGCCGCCGCCGAGCGCTCGCTCGCCGCGGGCTACGAGGTCGTGGAGATCCACGGAGCCCACGGCTACCTCATCGGCGAGTTCCTCTCCCCGCACAGCAACAGGCGCACCGACGAGTACGGCGGCTCCTTCGGGAACCGCGCCCGCTTCGCCCTCGAAGTCGTCGACGCCGTACGGGCGGTGTGGCCCGAGGAGCTCCCGCTGTTCTTCCGCATCTCCGCCACCGACTGGCTGGAGGAGGAGGGCTGGACCGGCGACGAGACGGTCCGCCTGGCCGGGCTGCTGCTGGAACACGGCGTGGACCTGCTCGACGTCTCGACCGGCGGCCTGGCCCCGCACGCGAAGATCCCCGTCGGCCCCGGCTTCCAGGTGCCCTTCGCGGCCCGGGTCAAGGCCGAGACCGCCCTGCCCGTGGCCGCCGTCGGCCTGATCACCGAACCGGAGCAGGCCGAGAAGATCCTCGCCAACGGGGAGGCCGACGCCGTCCTGCTGGGCCGGGAACTGCTGCGCGACCCGTACTGGGCCCGCCGCGCGGCCGCCGAGCTGGGCGCGGAGATCCGTACGCCCGAGCAGTACCACCGCTCCTGGTGA
- a CDS encoding HelD family protein — protein sequence MSTEEFRKEQQFVTDLYRRLDGLRDQAERAVEGALRDVGTGFQARLERDVLVAEQSGLLSALNAGENGLCFGRLEFSDGRDHHIGRLGIRADDTDRTPLVLDWRADVARPFYLATGHTPMGLRRRRHISSRERVVTALHDEILDLTDAERTGHEGADADAVLLAALDAARTGRMHDIVRTIQAEQDRIIRSTHRGVLVVEGGPGTGKTAVALHRAAYLLYAHRELLAKRGVLIVGPGPAFLGYIGGVLPALGETGVLLATPGELFPGVHATGTDRPGAAAVKGRAAMAEVLARVVADRQRLPETLPADTGEEYDTVPEPALEIDHEEYGTLLLDRTMAYEARDRARATGLPHNQARPSFAFPIIDALTAQLADRLGADPYGGPNLLGPDDVAQLGKEIATSAAVHAAIDTLWPSLTPQRLISDFLAEPTHLPAHEAALIRRAPSARPRWTPADVPLLDEAAELLGEDDSARRAAEERDRQRRIAYAQGVLDLSEGSQSYEFEDEENEFLAAHDIIDAERMAERHEEADHRSTAERAAADRTWAFGHVIVDEAQELSAMAWRLLMRRCPTRSMTLVGDPAQTADEAGCGSWERILAPYVGERWELVRLGVNYRTPAEIMEVAAAVLRTRDPGFEPPRSVRATGVLPWAHPTGDLAAATREAVARELPAEGRLAVIAPRARHAALAAVLPGVREGAEPDLTREVVLLDPRQAKGLEFDTVIVVEPAEFRPSDLYVALTRATQALGVVHTAGRLPAGLAESAEGLLRR from the coding sequence TTGTCAACCGAGGAATTCCGGAAAGAGCAGCAATTCGTCACCGACCTCTATCGACGCCTCGACGGATTGCGTGACCAGGCCGAACGGGCGGTCGAAGGGGCACTGCGCGATGTCGGCACCGGGTTTCAGGCCCGGCTGGAGCGGGACGTCCTGGTCGCCGAGCAGTCCGGTCTGCTTTCCGCGCTGAATGCGGGCGAGAACGGCCTCTGTTTCGGCCGTCTGGAGTTCTCCGACGGCCGGGACCACCACATCGGCCGGCTCGGAATCCGGGCCGACGACACCGACCGCACCCCGCTGGTCCTGGACTGGCGCGCGGACGTGGCCCGCCCCTTCTACCTCGCCACCGGTCACACCCCGATGGGTCTGCGCCGCCGCCGGCACATCAGCAGCCGGGAGCGCGTGGTCACCGCCCTGCACGACGAGATCCTCGACCTGACCGACGCGGAGCGCACCGGGCACGAGGGCGCCGACGCGGACGCCGTGCTGCTCGCCGCGCTCGACGCCGCCCGGACCGGCCGGATGCACGACATCGTGCGCACCATCCAGGCCGAGCAGGACCGGATCATCCGCTCCACGCACCGCGGGGTGCTGGTCGTCGAGGGCGGTCCCGGCACCGGCAAGACCGCCGTCGCGCTGCACCGCGCCGCGTACCTGCTGTACGCGCACCGGGAGCTGCTCGCCAAGCGCGGGGTACTGATCGTCGGACCGGGCCCGGCCTTCCTCGGCTACATCGGCGGGGTGCTCCCCGCCCTCGGCGAGACGGGCGTACTGCTGGCCACCCCGGGTGAGCTCTTCCCCGGTGTGCACGCCACCGGGACCGACCGCCCCGGGGCCGCCGCGGTCAAGGGGCGGGCCGCCATGGCGGAGGTCCTGGCCCGGGTGGTGGCCGACCGGCAGCGTCTGCCGGAGACCCTCCCGGCGGACACCGGCGAGGAGTACGACACCGTCCCCGAGCCGGCGCTGGAGATCGACCACGAGGAGTACGGGACCCTGCTGCTGGACCGCACCATGGCGTACGAGGCACGGGACCGCGCCCGGGCCACCGGCCTGCCGCACAACCAGGCGCGTCCCTCCTTCGCCTTCCCGATCATCGACGCGCTCACCGCGCAGCTCGCCGACCGGCTGGGCGCCGATCCGTACGGCGGACCGAACCTGCTCGGCCCGGACGACGTCGCCCAGCTCGGCAAGGAGATCGCGACGAGCGCCGCCGTGCACGCGGCGATCGACACGCTGTGGCCCTCCCTCACCCCCCAGCGGCTGATCTCCGACTTCCTCGCGGAGCCCACGCACCTGCCCGCGCACGAGGCCGCGCTGATCCGGCGCGCGCCCTCGGCCCGGCCGCGGTGGACCCCGGCCGACGTGCCGCTCCTGGACGAGGCGGCCGAGCTGCTCGGCGAGGACGACAGCGCCCGGCGGGCCGCCGAGGAGCGGGACCGGCAGCGGCGCATCGCCTACGCGCAGGGGGTGCTGGACCTCTCCGAGGGCTCGCAGTCGTACGAGTTCGAGGACGAGGAGAACGAGTTCCTCGCGGCCCACGACATCATCGACGCGGAGCGGATGGCCGAGCGCCACGAGGAGGCCGACCACCGCAGCACCGCCGAGCGGGCCGCGGCCGACCGCACGTGGGCCTTCGGGCACGTCATCGTGGACGAGGCGCAGGAGCTGTCCGCCATGGCCTGGCGGCTGCTGATGCGGCGCTGCCCGACCCGCTCCATGACGCTGGTCGGCGATCCGGCGCAGACGGCCGACGAGGCGGGGTGCGGCTCGTGGGAGCGGATCCTCGCGCCGTACGTGGGCGAGCGCTGGGAGCTGGTCCGGCTGGGGGTCAACTACCGCACGCCGGCCGAGATCATGGAGGTGGCGGCGGCCGTGCTGCGGACGCGCGATCCCGGTTTCGAGCCGCCGCGTTCGGTCCGGGCCACCGGCGTGCTGCCGTGGGCGCACCCCACCGGCGACCTGGCGGCCGCGACCCGGGAGGCCGTGGCGCGGGAGCTGCCCGCCGAGGGGCGGCTCGCGGTGATCGCGCCGCGGGCGCGGCACGCGGCGCTGGCCGCCGTACTGCCGGGGGTACGGGAGGGCGCGGAGCCGGATCTGACCCGGGAGGTGGTCCTGCTGGACCCGCGCCAGGCCAAGGGGCTGGAGTTCGACACGGTGATCGTGGTGGAGCCGGCCGAGTTCCGGCCGAGCGATCTGTACGTGGCGCTGACGCGGGCCACCCAGGCCCTCGGGGTGGTGCACACCGCCGGCCGGCTGCCGGCGGGGCTGGCGGAGTCCGCGGAGGGTCTGCTCAGGCGCTGA
- a CDS encoding sirohydrochlorin chelatase, which yields MSSPTGPANGLPVRMPRPRQTGRHRRPEPAVAPEGAPALVLAVPGAPSAASRGLAEEIISIGRSELPGLDARIGFLEGDDATEFPSLSGVLTAVATERVARAEFARAAGHEVPAPTGPDAVVVPLLAGPDSDLLRRIRQALMDSSAAAELADVLGPHPLLAEGLHVRLSEAGLARADRARLFTVTTAADGIVLATTGGEEAVQAAGITGMLLAARLAVPVKAAALDQEGSVASVAEQLRREGSTLLALAPYLIGPEAADGLLDTACKEADCATAEVLGAYGALGKLAVAQYAAALGIAQDAAAH from the coding sequence ATGAGCTCCCCCACTGGGCCCGCAAATGGCCTGCCCGTACGAATGCCGCGACCCCGCCAGACCGGACGGCACCGCCGGCCCGAGCCCGCGGTGGCGCCCGAGGGCGCGCCCGCGCTGGTGCTCGCCGTGCCCGGTGCCCCCTCGGCCGCCTCGCGAGGGCTCGCGGAAGAGATCATCAGCATCGGCCGCTCCGAGCTGCCGGGCCTCGACGCCCGGATCGGCTTCCTCGAAGGTGACGACGCCACCGAGTTCCCGTCCCTGTCCGGCGTGCTGACCGCCGTCGCGACCGAGCGCGTCGCGCGCGCGGAGTTCGCCCGCGCCGCCGGCCACGAGGTGCCCGCGCCGACCGGCCCGGACGCCGTGGTCGTACCGCTGCTGGCCGGCCCCGACAGCGATCTGCTCCGCCGGATCCGCCAGGCGCTGATGGACTCCTCGGCCGCCGCCGAACTGGCCGACGTGCTCGGCCCGCACCCGCTGCTGGCCGAGGGCCTGCACGTGCGGCTGTCCGAGGCGGGCCTGGCCCGCGCCGACCGCGCCCGGCTCTTCACCGTGACCACCGCCGCCGACGGCATCGTCCTGGCCACCACGGGTGGCGAGGAGGCCGTACAGGCCGCCGGGATCACCGGCATGCTGCTGGCCGCCCGGCTCGCCGTGCCCGTCAAGGCCGCCGCGCTCGACCAGGAGGGCTCGGTGGCGTCGGTCGCCGAGCAGCTGCGCCGCGAGGGTTCCACGCTGCTCGCGCTCGCCCCGTACCTGATCGGACCGGAGGCCGCCGACGGGCTGCTCGACACCGCCTGCAAGGAGGCCGACTGCGCCACCGCCGAGGTGCTCGGCGCCTACGGCGCGCTCGGCAAGCTGGCCGTGGCGCAGTACGCCGCGGCGCTGGGGATCGCCCAGGACGCCGCCGCACACTGA
- a CDS encoding nitric oxide synthase oxygenase, with translation MEILQQRSTTAQVWEAAEEFIRLFHRETADAGDPRARLAAVRAELAETGTYVHTPEELAHGARVAWRNSNRCIGRLYWNSLRVRDRRGVTDADDIAAECFDHLREATNRGRVRPTITVFAPDTPDRPGPLIWSEQLVRYAGYGDHPSITVGDARNAPLTEALLRLGWSGGPGTPFDLLPLVVQGVDDKPRWFDTPADAVLEVPIDHPDGGGWPEWGLRWHAVPAISNMCLEVGGIHYPAAPFNGWYMGTEIGARNLADTDRYNLLPAVARRLGLDTSSDRSLWKDRALVELNRAVLHSFDRAGVTIADHHSESRRFLSHMEREERKGREVGADWSWIVPPISGSATPVFHRTYEDRSSSTAYVHHPGAQERAQGRDLV, from the coding sequence ATGGAAATTCTTCAACAGCGCTCCACCACCGCTCAGGTGTGGGAAGCGGCCGAGGAGTTCATCCGACTCTTCCACCGGGAAACCGCGGACGCCGGCGATCCGCGCGCCCGCCTCGCCGCCGTGCGGGCCGAGCTCGCCGAGACCGGCACCTATGTGCACACCCCCGAGGAACTCGCCCACGGGGCCCGGGTGGCCTGGCGCAACAGCAACCGCTGCATAGGGCGGCTGTACTGGAACTCGCTGCGGGTCCGCGACCGCCGCGGGGTCACCGACGCCGACGACATCGCCGCCGAGTGCTTCGACCATCTGCGCGAGGCGACCAACCGGGGCCGGGTCAGGCCCACGATCACGGTCTTCGCGCCGGACACCCCGGACCGCCCCGGCCCGCTGATCTGGAGCGAGCAACTGGTCAGATACGCGGGTTACGGCGACCATCCTTCGATAACCGTCGGCGACGCCCGCAACGCCCCGCTCACCGAGGCCCTCCTCCGGCTCGGCTGGTCCGGCGGCCCCGGCACCCCCTTCGACCTCCTGCCGCTGGTGGTCCAGGGTGTGGACGACAAGCCCCGCTGGTTCGACACCCCCGCGGACGCCGTCCTGGAGGTGCCGATCGACCATCCCGACGGCGGCGGCTGGCCGGAATGGGGGCTGCGCTGGCACGCCGTACCCGCCATCTCCAACATGTGCCTGGAGGTCGGCGGCATCCACTACCCGGCCGCGCCGTTCAACGGCTGGTACATGGGTACCGAGATAGGCGCCCGCAACCTCGCCGACACCGACCGCTACAACCTCCTCCCGGCCGTCGCCCGCCGCCTCGGGCTCGACACCTCCAGCGACCGGTCCCTCTGGAAGGACCGCGCACTCGTCGAACTGAACCGGGCCGTCCTGCACTCCTTCGACCGCGCCGGGGTCACCATCGCCGACCACCACTCCGAGTCCCGGCGGTTCCTGTCCCACATGGAACGCGAGGAGCGCAAAGGGCGCGAGGTGGGTGCCGACTGGTCCTGGATCGTGCCGCCGATCTCCGGCTCCGCGACCCCGGTCTTCCATCGCACCTACGAGGACCGCAGCAGCAGTACCGCCTACGTCCACCACCCGGGCGCGCAGGAGCGGGCCCAAGGGCGGGATTTGGTCTAG
- a CDS encoding lactonase family protein, producing the protein MGGADIRDRSGEPRAYIGSFTSAGGRGITTAAVDPKTGALTPLAVTAAEDPSYLALARSTGVLYAVNETEPGTVTAFRRTVTGLAPLGAAVRVGGSGPTHLSVAGRRLLTANYTSGSVGSLPLAPDGRPGGPSRVLPHQGSGPDTGRQEGPHAHQVLPDPTGRWVLSVDLGTDSVRVCALDPATGAPRVHTETPLRAGTGPRHLVFHPGGAVAYVLHELEPQVTVCRWNAASGRLEPVGEVPVASRGTSGAVRAYPSAIVASPDGRFVWAAVRGADVIVTLSLADGPAKPQLTGAVDCGGAWPRDLTVAPSGNRLYAANERSGDVTWFDVDPLAGQPHRAGSLAVPAATCVVLG; encoded by the coding sequence GTGGGCGGTGCGGACATCAGGGACCGGAGCGGTGAACCCCGGGCCTACATCGGCTCGTTCACCTCGGCGGGCGGCCGCGGGATCACCACGGCGGCCGTGGATCCGAAGACCGGGGCGCTGACCCCGCTCGCCGTCACCGCCGCCGAGGACCCCTCATACCTCGCGCTCGCCCGGTCCACCGGTGTGCTCTACGCGGTGAACGAGACCGAGCCGGGCACGGTCACCGCCTTCCGGCGCACCGTGACGGGCCTCGCCCCCCTCGGCGCGGCCGTCCGCGTCGGAGGCTCCGGACCCACCCACCTCAGCGTGGCCGGGCGCAGGCTGCTCACCGCCAACTACACCTCCGGCAGCGTCGGCAGCCTCCCGCTCGCCCCCGACGGCCGCCCGGGCGGGCCCTCCCGTGTCCTGCCGCACCAGGGCTCCGGCCCCGACACCGGCCGTCAGGAAGGCCCGCACGCCCATCAGGTGCTGCCCGACCCGACCGGCCGCTGGGTGCTGAGCGTGGACCTCGGCACCGACTCGGTACGGGTCTGCGCGCTCGACCCGGCGACCGGGGCGCCGCGGGTGCACACCGAGACCCCGCTGCGCGCCGGGACCGGCCCCCGCCACCTCGTCTTCCACCCCGGGGGCGCGGTGGCGTACGTACTGCACGAGCTGGAGCCGCAGGTGACCGTCTGCCGCTGGAACGCGGCGTCCGGGCGACTGGAACCGGTCGGTGAGGTTCCAGTGGCCTCCAGGGGCACCTCAGGGGCCGTCAGGGCCTACCCCTCGGCGATCGTGGCATCGCCCGACGGCCGCTTCGTCTGGGCCGCCGTCCGCGGAGCCGACGTGATCGTCACCCTCTCCCTCGCCGACGGGCCCGCAAAGCCGCAGCTCACCGGCGCCGTGGACTGCGGGGGTGCCTGGCCGCGCGATCTCACCGTCGCCCCCTCGGGGAACCGGCTCTACGCCGCCAACGAGCGCTCGGGGGACGTCACCTGGTTCGACGTGGACCCGCTGGCCGGGCAGCCGCACCGGGCCGGCTCCCTGGCCGTGCCCGCGGCCACCTGCGTGGTCCTCGGCTGA
- a CDS encoding ArsR/SmtB family transcription factor, whose amino-acid sequence MTERDASRTLTHPEAREIRLEGVLHALSDPVRLSIVLDLAASAEDLACSYFDLPVTKSTTTHHFRVLRESGVVRQAYRGTTKLNALRREELETLFPGLLDSVLAAAAAEASRLAP is encoded by the coding sequence ATGACGGAACGGGACGCCTCCCGCACCCTCACCCACCCCGAGGCGCGCGAGATCCGCCTGGAGGGCGTGCTGCACGCGCTCTCCGACCCGGTCCGGCTGTCCATCGTCCTGGACCTGGCCGCCTCGGCCGAGGACCTGGCCTGCTCGTACTTCGACCTGCCGGTCACCAAGTCCACGACCACCCACCACTTCCGCGTCCTGCGCGAGAGCGGCGTCGTGCGCCAGGCCTACCGCGGCACCACCAAGCTCAACGCCCTGCGCCGGGAAGAACTGGAGACCCTCTTCCCCGGCCTCCTCGACAGCGTCCTCGCGGCGGCCGCGGCCGAGGCGTCCCGGCTCGCGCCCTGA
- a CDS encoding uracil-DNA glycosylase, whose protein sequence is MAARPLNEIVEPGWARALEPVAGQIAAMGDFLRAEIAAGRTYVPAGAHVLRAFQQPFDEVKVLIVGQDPYPTPGHAVGLSFSVAPDVRPVPPSLDNIFLEMHRDIGTGRPANGDLTPWTRQGVLLLNRSLTTAPRRSNAHQGKGWEAVTDQAIRALAARGKPLVSILWGRAARNLRPLLGELPVVESSHPSPKSADYGFFGSRPFSRTNELLVGQGSQPVDWRLPSVS, encoded by the coding sequence GTGGCAGCACGACCGTTGAACGAGATCGTCGAGCCGGGCTGGGCCCGTGCTCTGGAGCCGGTGGCGGGGCAGATCGCCGCCATGGGCGACTTCCTGCGCGCCGAGATCGCCGCGGGGCGGACCTACGTACCGGCCGGGGCCCATGTGCTGCGCGCCTTCCAACAGCCTTTCGACGAGGTCAAGGTACTGATCGTCGGGCAGGACCCCTATCCCACACCCGGGCACGCGGTGGGCCTGTCCTTCTCGGTCGCCCCCGACGTGCGGCCGGTACCGCCGAGCCTCGACAACATCTTCCTGGAGATGCACCGGGACATCGGCACCGGCCGCCCGGCGAACGGCGACCTCACCCCGTGGACCCGGCAGGGCGTCCTGCTGCTCAACAGGTCGCTCACGACCGCGCCCCGGCGCTCCAACGCGCACCAGGGCAAGGGCTGGGAGGCCGTCACCGACCAGGCCATCCGGGCCCTGGCCGCGCGCGGCAAACCGCTGGTCTCCATCCTGTGGGGCCGGGCGGCCCGCAACCTGCGGCCGCTGCTCGGCGAACTGCCCGTCGTGGAGTCCTCGCACCCCTCCCCCAAGTCCGCCGACTACGGGTTCTTCGGCTCCCGGCCGTTCAGCCGGACGAACGAACTGCTGGTGGGCCAGGGTTCACAGCCTGTGGACTGGCGCTTGCCGTCCGTCAGTTGA